The sequence TAATGTGGAtatatgcaaaagaaaatgacagcaaCAACCAGTGTTTATACGTGTCAGGGTAGTGGCAAGTTTGAAGTTTATTCGTAATATTGAAatgaaaagggggaaaaaagggatgTAAATAGTGGATTATTTGTCCACAGCCGCCTTTTGCTCTGTGAGCCCAACTGTTAATCCCCACCGAGGGAACAAGTAATCCAGCCTACAGGTTATCAGGGGTTTTGCACACTCCTAAATAAACGAGTAACCCAGTCAATGACAGAAGGGACGGTCATGTCAAGATTTGAGAACAATATAGAGTTTAATGTATGAAACTGATGTGAAGATGTGTCCGGACAGTTAAATGGCTCTATATGTGAAATAAACCAATTGGATGACTTGCATGATAAAACCTATGAGGGCCGTCCAAATTACAGATACTTGAGTTTTAAAAGTATCCAGCAGGTCATGTTGCATATGGCCAATGTGTCACTGTTCTGACAGCTGGGATGGAACTGAGCCAACATCTATGTATAGTACCACATTAATGGCTGACTGAATAATACTCAAATGTATCCCCTTTATGGGCTGGCATCTAACAGCTACAGTTTATGTTATGAAATAATGTCTGATGCACTTCAAAGTAAAAAGGGTTATGTAAACTTTAATAGCACACTACTACTGTCTttgtcagttctttttttttctttttgaggcACAACCTTTGGCATCCAGCTTAAGGTCTACTTATAggtccaaaaaaaataatttttggtaCAAATTGCATCGCTTTGATGTGATAAGTAGGTGTTGGATGTGCCAGTGTTACTGGGGGCATCAACTGATATTCCCTGTGATGGAGAAAAAGCACAGTACAGCACCCCCTGTAGGAAGGTCGTACGAAGCACACACCACTGGAATGCTGCAATCATTCAGACGATGCCCAATCCACtgatcaacaaaataaaagtcttttatAGGTATTATAGTTATCTTGTTATACTTACAAGCAGCTCCAAACCTGAGTAGTCATggtatagctttttttttctttaaacatacaaaaacgTATGTACATTTATCTCACTTTCTGTAAACAGCAAGTACGTGTTCTCCTTTTAAATCCCTTTGATGATTGAAACATGCAAATCAAACGCACAGTACTTAagtataaaaagaaatcaagatgaGAAAGAAATTGAGGAGATGAAACTttacacctaaaaaaaaatttgcatcCACCAACAGTACTAAATGGAATGCCAGCAAACATAAGTTGAACTCATCTCCAGCTGGCCACTGGCTTCCTCATACAACCGCAGAAATGTGATTCAATTAaattagtcatttaaaaaaagaaagaaaatgaagaaagtgCACCTTCCATGCCTCTTATAGTACTTGTAATACTTTTGTTTTACCATATGGAGATGTGAAATGTAGAGATGGACTTTCCCGGCaatgaaaacacactcacacccacCTTTGCACGTTCCTGGACTCGATTGAGGAGGAAGGAGAACCAAGCAGCAATTCAACACACTAACAGAAACACTGAGCATCACAGCCCAGAGATGTGACAGTCAGGaagcataattttttttatctttcttgtGTCTCAGAAATTGAGAAGTccaacaatacttttttttttgcagataggttttttttctgcctttcagTAAAGGGTTTATCATGACATAAAGAGTTATTTCCTAGGGCACTTAACAGGGAGGTGAGCATAGTCTTCAAAGTCTGAGCTGTGGGTAGTTTGTTGCCATTTCCAAGTGCTGGCCATGGCTGCAGAGTGGTGGACTCAGTGTCTCTGCTCTCCCAATTCATGTGGCGATTCGCTAGTAGGAGGCGGGTACTGCTGAGAGGTCCGCAGCCCACCTGCGTGTgacaggagggggaggaggagaaacaagaataaggaggaggaagagggaaggGAGGGGGGTGGGAGGTTAGCCATAGAGCTGCAAGCCAGACGAGACACACTGCAGTACAGGAGAGGAGcaaggaggaaaagaggagagagaaaaagatgtaGTACCTGCAGCACCAGTGCCACCCTTGGAGATTTTGCTCGCTTTGGAGCAAGAAGTGGAGAATGAGGAGGAAGGGTGGTGGTTGTGGCTGGCGTCGGGGTGCGCCCTCTTGCGCAACGAGGACGAAGATGAGGTGGATCCGGGAGGAGCGAGCGTGGTCCCTTCCGTGCTGGACAGTCCTGGAGGACCCCGTAACAGGCCTCCCCCGCCATttccgctgtgtgtgtgtgggtgactGTGCTTGTGGTGGCGATGGAGATTGTGGTCCGCTCCACGGTGTTGTTTCTCCTTGCTCACCAGTGGGCTGGAATGTTTattcttgttgttgttggccGCCATGCCTTCATCGGATGAGCTGTGGCGCTCTGATGAGACTTTAATCTTCATCTTAAGCTCATCTTTGCTTGGTTGTCCACTTTTGTCAAGCTGGGAGCCGGACCCAGGAACGGCCAGGCGGACTTTAAGCGAGCCTTTGTCCCGTTTGTCGCTGTGATGGCGTCGATCTTGCCCTGAATTTGAAGAGGAGGGTACTTTAATTTTCATTGGGGATGCAGTCGTGTTGCCACCGCCACTACCGTGGGATGTCTGGTGGGGTTGTGAATGTTTTCTATGGTCTACTTGGCTCGTAGAGGATGGTGCATAGGTAGAAGAGATGGAAGATGGCATATCCGCCCTCGCATCAATATCCATAACTCCTCCGTGCTGTTCCTGACTGCGTTTCTGCCCAGAGACAGCCAGCTCTGCAGCATGTTTCTCTCTGTATTTGTCCAGAGACAGCTTCTGAGCAGGAGAAGGTTGTGGCTGATGCTTTCCCACTCCACTCCCACCAGCTCCTTTCTGTTCCTGTTTGACAGGGATGAAGTCTAGTGTTTTGTCACTCCTGTATATCGGAGGATGCTGAAGCAAAGAGGAAGTGGAGGTTTGCAAGGACAGTGTGGGGTCTTGGTGAGGGATGCTGAGGGGTTCCTGTTTGATACAGGAGGAAGGGTACCCTGCTTGGCTCTGGTTGCTCAGGGGCCACTCACTGTGGCTAGCAGGATTGTATGTGCCAGCCAAGGCGTCCAGAGACAGGGGTGCAGCTCCGGACTGGCCCACCATGGACACATTGAAGGTGGCGCCAGCTTTGGAAAAACTTGTGTTGGAGGGTCCGTCACCTTGCTCGTGGAGCATGGAGGGCCCAGGAAATGAGTTGTCAGTCAACTGAGAGGTGTCACCCTTGGGCTTTTTGGCAGCTTGTGTTGCCTAGGGGATAAGAGAGAGATAACACACAAGTTTGGTTTTAGTAAAGAGTAAGCTCTTTGAACAGGGTTTGACAGCGGCATTGGGAAATCAGTGCAGCAGGATTTTAGTCCTGTTAATATTTGTGATAAACACTGCCACCAACGTTACCGAACAGTTGTTTGCCAAACCAATGTGTTTATAGTTCTTAtaatacagacatttaaaattatttgcagAGCTGCATTTGTCATTAACACTTCTTGCTGGTTTAAAACATCATATAGGTGTAAATGAAGCTGTTTTGGCTAACCAGTCTCTCCAAGATTTTGTCGGCTGTTTTTTCTGATTGTTGCAGCCTGAAGTGTCTGATTTCACAACACGTTTTTTAAGAAACTGCAATCTTGTGAAAATGTTTACaagcgtgtgtgttttgggtttttcttttcaaggaAATTGCAGTGGGAAGTTGAAATTGCAATAGTTATGATGCTGCCATGGATTCAGAGGTTAATGTTATGAGCACTAGGTGTTTCCAACAGAATTAGAgtatatttgtgattttaaatatttgtgatggCCGATTGCCGACAATCAGCTGTTGCTTCTGGTGTACGCAGTATTCTCACAATACAAAACAACTCGACTCTGCTGTTAAACCTGTCGATAACCGTTAAGTAGAATAAGCTGTGTGATGCTAGCAGTTAGCCCTGTTAacatgtgtgtgcttgtgtgagaGACTCAGAGCATCAATCCTGCAACAGTAGTATCATAACATGATgaacagagcaggagagagaggggcttAGCAAAGCAATACACTGCACacagcttaaaaatgattttacccattttaaatagtcaaatttgTGGCACAGTTGCAGTGATGGGACAAAATTCCAAGGTTGCGTAGAATTCACAGgttttgtcaaaatttgcatttttaccgCCACCATAGCTTCACGAAATCCTGGAGGGTCTGAGTATTTGACTTTGATACATCCTGTgctaataaatcaaaattaaactGATACGTTTCCAAAGAAACAGAACAGCAGTGTCTCCTACCCTCCAGTTGCGTATCCTCTTTAAGCGACTGGGTGTCTTCTCCAGGATCTGCAGAAACTCATGGGTCAACTCTACAAGAACAAGACATGCACGCTATTGTCAAACCACATCAAATATTGCAGCTACACTGACACAATGCAACTCCCTCTTCTCTcatttaaaaaccaaacagcCATGAAGGACATTACTGAATATACAAcaaggaataaaaaaatcacagcaaggTAAATGTCTTTAATGAAATTCATTacagaaaagcaaaacacattaatttaatCTCACCGTCAAGCAGCTCGAGAGTGACAGTGTTGTCCACGTACTcccaccagtgtttcccatcAGTAGAAACTGGGATCTCCCAGTTGGACCACTTACACGCCAGATGGATGCACACACAGGAGATCACCGTGGGCTTGTACTGGAGGCAGAAGGTAGTGAGGTGTAGACTGCATGGTGTGTGAGAGTATGCGTGagtgatgagtgtgtgtatgggagagagagagaatatttcATATGTGAAGGTGAAGAAATGTGAGTGTGTTGATTGAGGCCAGGCGTTGTCCCGATTGGTTCCACATATgtagagaagagaaaaagaaaacacaagggGGAGCGGACAGTTTTAATTTACTGTAGGTATTGGTTGCAAAAGATAAGCCACtatttgactgtttgtcttATAATGTAACATGTCAAACCAAGGTTACAATACAGTTGGCGTTCTTTATACCTGGTTCATATAGAGACAAAATTCTTagtgtgcttaaaaaaatatgcatcaCATTACGtaatgtgacacattttaaggAACTAGCTGGTTTTAAGTGGGGAGGGGGCCATGTGTAGTAGCCCATTGTGTAACACTAAAACCTGAGGCCACCCATGTGACAGTTACATCATTGTACGGTTAACTGACAGCAGCTGCAACTACAACCCTCTGTATGGCTCTTTGTGTTGAAAGGGGTAAACCTCAGTGATCTCAGTGAATACAACATAGCTCCAGTGCCAACAGTGTTAGGGGTAAACTGAAGTGAATGCACGGTCTTAACAATGAGAGCCCTCCTACATTAATAAATATCATAGCTAATCTGACCTGTGGTAAAAATCATAATTCAAGATGTGTAGCATTGTACttaaacagtgaaaatgcaACAGTGAGGAGGAATCCAAGTTTAGATCACAATTTGATAGGACAACATATTCAtatatcaaaagtaaaaaatgaaattggaCAAATGGCAACCATCTAAGTATTTACAGCtaaaatacagacacaaactgctactaagggccctgacacaccaagccaaccgTCAACCATTGGTCAACAGAGAACCCCAGTggtgagtcctaaaacctgaaaatctgtTAGCAACTCAGCatctccggttccctcgtctcaaagtcaaaggGTTTTTAGAATTAGTTTTTGGTTAatagccttaaataaggtcttcgattaacacaagcttaagagacttgaacgttttgttctacgacataaaatacatcccTTAATACCCCACTCGCAAGCACTGCAGCTTTTATGACGGTAGTTCGTTTTAGCCTAGCAataccttttttgtttaactggTATGTTACAT is a genomic window of Plectropomus leopardus isolate mb chromosome 10, YSFRI_Pleo_2.0, whole genome shotgun sequence containing:
- the ccnt2a gene encoding cyclin-T2a isoform X1; translated protein: MAACRGSSSKWFFTREQLESTPSRRCGVEPDRELSYRQQAANLIQDMGQRLNVSQLTINTAIVYMHRFYMHHSFTKFHRNTISPTTLFLAAKVEEQPRKLEHVIKVAHACLNPQETPLDTKSNAYLQQAQELVILESIVLQTLGFEITIDHPHTDVVKCSQLVRASKDLAQTSYFMATNSLHLTTFCLQYKPTVISCVCIHLACKWSNWEIPVSTDGKHWWEYVDNTVTLELLDELTHEFLQILEKTPSRLKRIRNWRATQAAKKPKGDTSQLTDNSFPGPSMLHEQGDGPSNTSFSKAGATFNVSMVGQSGAAPLSLDALAGTYNPASHSEWPLSNQSQAGYPSSCIKQEPLSIPHQDPTLSLQTSTSSLLQHPPIYRSDKTLDFIPVKQEQKGAGGSGVGKHQPQPSPAQKLSLDKYREKHAAELAVSGQKRSQEQHGGVMDIDARADMPSSISSTYAPSSTSQVDHRKHSQPHQTSHGSGGGNTTASPMKIKVPSSSNSGQDRRHHSDKRDKGSLKVRLAVPGSGSQLDKSGQPSKDELKMKIKVSSERHSSSDEGMAANNNKNKHSSPLVSKEKQHRGADHNLHRHHKHSHPHTHSGNGGGGLLRGPPGLSSTEGTTLAPPGSTSSSSSLRKRAHPDASHNHHPSSSFSTSCSKASKISKGGTGAAGTTSFSLSSFPPCSSPVLQCVSSGLQLYG
- the ccnt2a gene encoding cyclin-T2a isoform X2, translated to MAACRGSSSKWFFTREQLESTPSRRCGVEPDRELSYRQQAANLIQDMGQRLNVSQLTINTAIVYMHRFYMHHSFTKFHRNTISPTTLFLAAKVEEQPRKLEHVIKVAHACLNPQETPLDTKSNAYLQQAQELVILESIVLQTLGFEITIDHPHTDVVKCSQLVRASKDLAQTSYFMATNSLHLTTFCLQYKPTVISCVCIHLACKWSNWEIPVSTDGKHWWEYVDNTVTLELLDELTHEFLQILEKTPSRLKRIRNWRATQAAKKPKGDTSQLTDNSFPGPSMLHEQGDGPSNTSFSKAGATFNVSMVGQSGAAPLSLDALAGTYNPASHSEWPLSNQSQAGYPSSCIKQEPLSIPHQDPTLSLQTSTSSLLQHPPIYRSDKTLDFIPVKQEQKGAGGSGVGKHQPQPSPAQKLSLDKYREKHAAELAVSGQKRSQEQHGGVMDIDARADMPSSISSTYAPSSTSQVDHRKHSQPHQTSHGSGGGNTTASPMKIKVPSSSNSGQDRRHHSDKRDKGSLKVRLAVPGSGSQLDKSGQPSKDELKMKIKVSSERHSSSDEGMAANNNKNKHSSPLVSKEKQHRGADHNLHRHHKHSHPHTHSGNGGGGLLRGPPGLSSTEGTTLAPPGSTSSSSSLRKRAHPDASHNHHPSSSFSTSCSKASKISKGGTGAAGGLRTSQQYPPPTSESPHELGEQRH